The genome window GCCTAATTAATTCACCTTCTTTAATTCAAGCCTAAAAGCACTGCACAATAAATACACTCACAGACATCTGGCCAGCTAACAGAGTGCAGAACACAGCGTCATCAGTCTGCAGCAGCTCCTCTGGGATCTCCTGGTTGACTGACAGCATGTTTCCAGGACGGGTGGCCTGGCGGTGGGGTAACATGCCGGCGCAGTGGCTACCTGCAGGGCACCGAGATAAAAAGTTACACCCTATTTAAATtttacagaggtgggaagtagtggagtacaaatacttcgttactgtacttaagtacatttttctggtatcagtactttaatccactacttatttttctgacaaccttttactttgacttcttatatTTTTAACATAGGCTCGTTAATTTAGATTTGAtctgtgtttggtggcgtgatcattattatttagagtcattcCGTGCCTATTGAGTTTAACACGATCcatgtatccatcatttccttttcttctctaaagaagagggaccaatgagaACTTTGTCattttgccgttgttcagcatcgaaacattcattagctaaaaATTACATGATTGTTTCATTattataaagggaggtcagttactctttaaaacagttggtagttatgggtactttttacttaagtacatttcgaagcccatacttctttacttttacttgagtaaagaagtttactcagtacttctacttttaccagagtatttttaaacacgagtttcTGTATTTCTACTTGAGtatggatgtgtgtacttttgccatctctgcctATTTATTGTTTGTAATGGGAGTCAATAAAAACTTTATGTGGCAGCACAGCAGCTTAAGGAACTACAAAATgcgtgtgaatgctgtaaaatgtgtatgtgtgtgtgtgcatgtgtgtgtccctgtctgactgtgtgtgtgtgtgtgtgtgtgtgtgtgtgtgtgtgtgtgtgtgaacatatAGTATAAACGtccagtgtttgtgtgtgcgtgtaccaGTCTGTCTGTGGGCGTGTCTGCTCTGATTAGATGATGTCACTCAGGTGTGTGGCCCcaatctgcccagcaacaccatgGTTACCAACTGCAGCACTTAGTCCCATTAAGAATGCCAGAAAGTGAGCATCAGGGAACCCCAATGAACTGATATATGTTTTTGTTGGGggttttgtgtgtaaaatgtgaaGATGGGATCTAAAGTATACTTCTCTCTGTTCTGAAGAAAGTTCCGGACACATTTAAAggacacctatcatgctatatttaaatgatatattgtagggccatacctatataaggtatatttatacgtttctgttttcaaaataccaaacagatcatgcattttagccatgcctcatttcgctctatttgttgttctccagccctgtttttgcagggggctgattctgtgagctgcagctgaccacgcccccctgcaggagagggggagaaaagagatctccgtcctccgtgttttattatattattatatagagtcgttattcatttgttttaaagctcaataaataacaaagaagacctttgaccagcacttttctaattttgtccggaagatttaaactttaacggacatcttGACCGgcgaactgaaactctgccgcacggtcccctcgttccttggaagaggcggagaggtgggtgtttgtcatctgctggtggactaaccggagagatttacagtGCTTGCCTTGacggggagggattgcattgaattacagcagcggtAGAAAACGCTTGGCTCGAGGAgggagccacagcggagaataaaccgaagggcaaccatggcaaccatgcgggaagtcttcttcgctgcttttgtggcagacatcagcgccacgtacaggcctggcatatgtactacagcgtctccagcgctttcgagcggcaatggaaCGGTGGGTCCGTTTGATATGATGAAGTCAATTGAGCAGGCCAGACTAATTATGCTCCTGAAATCTTTTGAAATTAAGAGTGTATATTTTGGCTCTGAGAGcagttttaaaatatgttttccgAAGATTTTTAAGACCCTCTACACTCTAAGTGATGATGTCACACACTCTAGCCCTGAAGAGTCCCTCCCATAGACAACCATTATAAAATCTAAAACAGCCTGAAAATGTATCAAAACTTAAACGTTGACAAGTCAAAAACcttaaaagatatcaaaaatcagaaaaataagttttatagctgaaggtcttgtcatcagttggaatgaagtctctagctgaaagtatgtggaagAGTAGCATTTGGCGCAAGGTGTAGGTAAACGAGGATTTGAAGGTTTCTCCCATtgagttccatgttaaaaaaagagtttaaaaagctgaatatttcaaaaagtataacatattttgaaaaagttaaaatttcccatcatgtgctgaaaaggctgaacagtttgatatttgaatggcttctgtagctgaaagtatgctGAAGTTATTGAGAGCCAAACTATTtggtgaaataataataataataagaagaagatgatTAAAGAATCGaagaactatagtggaatgctgtaaacacaCTAATAACAGCTGAGGTACCTGGGATGAGCTGGAGGGCACCGTTCTCCTGCAGTGAGTCATCTAAAGCCAGCCACACAGAGAGGACCGGGCCGCCAGCAATACCCCAATACCTGAAGACAAAACATCAACTGTGAGACGAAACGAAGCAGAACAAAAcctctcagtgtttttttctGTAGTTTGTGAATATCCACCTCATGTCCTGATGCCAGGCCACATATGGAAGTTCATCGTTTCTTCCTCCTTCATTCTCCTGGGCGTCAGGTTTGAGTGTCGGGTATTTGCAGATGAAGCGGGAGTCCAGCAGGATAACGTCAGGGCCCAGGATGGCTTTGACCACTTGTATGATTTGAGGGTGTTGGGTCAGGTCCCTCACCCAGGGATATTGAAGGTGAACATTGTGGAGGCTGTACTGAGTGTACTCTTCACCtggaaacacaaacatataCTCAATCACTGATAACAAGTGCAAAACTACCTATAATCCTATTTCATACATTTTGGGGATTTCTTTACTGTGAATATTTGAACGTCCCCCTGAGTATATTCTGAATTCTCCGAGCCTAACTTCACTTTACTAACACTACTTTTCCAATTTTATATTTATGTTTATTGAAAACCTACTTGCAATAAACAAGATTCTGATTCAGAAAAAAACTACAGACAAATCAGACTCACTTATAATACTAGCCTACATTTCAACATTTGGTTCATTACTAGATTTTTACTTATTTCTGTATTACTTGTAATGCTTTTTCTTCCCTTCCCTCCTTCACCTTCCAGTGCTACTTACCAAATTCCTCCTCCAGCTCAGAAAAGGCGTGCTTGGCCTCCCTCAGCTGAGTCTGATTCAGCACAGGCAGTGCTGAGAGGAAGCCCAGCTGGTTGTAGACCTCCTGCAGTTTATTCGTGGATGAAGTCATCTCCAGTGGACAGTTTTCCTGCTGATGCCTCCTGCTTGCAATATTTAAAAGGCAGGGATTGTTTGTGGAGTAGCTGAAGATAGAAAAGTGTAAATACTGTTAGTACTCTGTCAAACATTGTGTTTTCCATCTCGTTTGAATTTAAGCTACTGTAATGCAGACATAAAAAGAAAGATGACCCTGCCCAGCACAGGAAAAACATTTAACTACATTTAATTTAGTCACACTGAGCACTACCTTGTTCTGTAACCAAAATTACCTCGCTGACTGCACAGTCCAAAGGCAGTGCTGAATTAAATTATTTTGCCTCTCTGCAAAGGTACTCTATCTATCTCTCAAAACAATTTAACTTTTGCTCTAAGtgttgtactgtactgtctgctGTTCAGTCTCCTCTGTCTGACTCTGAGTACTGTGGCATTAAATACTGCACAGTACTCCTATCTGGAAACTCCTCTTCACGTCAACATCACAACATTTATAAAATATCATCACATGTGATTTGACACATAATTAAAGGGAAACTCCTTGAACACACCGCTTGTTAATGTTGACTAAAGTAACATAAAACCTTTTCTTACCAGGAACTACAGGGCTTGTGACGTCCTTTAGCTGTATTTTACTTTGATGTTGTTCCAGACTTCATCATCAGACGTCATCGCCCCCTTATTTTCAACTTTTCTCTTCCTTGTCAGAAGTGAGAGAATGGTTACTGCTCACAGTACAAAGGCACATTGCATTTTCAgtgtattatttaatgtgtgtgggaaGGGGAAATCCTTTCTTTTCACATTAGTGAACAACATTTTAGCCAGCATCGTTTTTGTATTTGTCATAATTATTATTCTTACAATTGTTATGGATACACTTCATTCATAGTTTTATTTCAGTTTTTCccttatttcatattttttatttaccatTTATATGTATTGTATCAGTAGACTTAGGTGTGTCTCATTCTGCATCAAACTGATTTTGTTCACAAAAAAGGATGAGAAGGGGAGAATTTGACATTTAATTTGGTGAAGAATTGAGGCCCTCCACTGCATTTTTAACTGTTTTCTTCTTCATAACCTATCCCTAAAAAATTGCAACAACCTCAACATCAAATTATGGAAAGcacaagaaaataaagaaaaacacaccCACTCTCTAAATTAAGTGAGGCGAGCTCCATATGTACGCTATTGAAGAGTTAAGAAAAATAAATGACTGTTACCTGTCTGTCTTTCCCTCTTATTGCTTTAATACAGTCCCTTATTTGTTCACTAGGCAATCATATTTGGATATTTCAAATAGGGAAGGAGGAAGAAAGAGGAAATCAATGTCTTTCGTTTCTTGTTTAAGGACACATATTATTGTGTGGTCAAGAAACAGCAGCATCATCACATCCCTCACAGTGAGTAGAGAGTCATAATTTGTTCTCATGGGGTTTTTTCAGTCTCCAAGCAGATGACGCATGATGTCATTGACCTTTTAAAGTGATAAAAtgctcacacacaaacatacacaatgtttgtgtgtgagcatgTTATCACTTCTTACTTCAATGTCTAAATAACCCCTTGATAGAttacttgttataaactgttcCGCAAAACTAACTTCATGTTTGGGGCCGTGATACAGAAAACATGTTGAGGAATGTTTCAGTCTCTCAGAGGAAAATGACAAGGCTGCTGAGTAAATAACACACAGAGGAAAAACCCCAGTGTGACGATATGTGTCAGTATTTTCAGTTCAGTAGAGGACCGGTGACCATGCAGCAGTAAAGCGCTCAGCTTCCTTCAGAGTCAGGAGAAACATTAAGTCAGCAGCACACTCCAGGGGCAGGGATCCTCAGCATCTGTTCGGGGAGCGTCCCAACACTGAGCAGCTTACTGTTCTGACATTCCAGTGTCATTGACTTGTATTGTGTCTTTGTGGCTGCATTCATGAGCATAGACACTTCAGGGGAAACCATTTTACAGACTCAAAAGTGATGCAGCATATAAAGAAGAGACAATATAACCTTTAGACGTAAGCTGGGTAACTATTATTACGCTGAGACGTTTTAAATAAGTAACAaactaaaatattattttagaaaattatatatatattatatttactttaaaatgtgtcaaattctgagtaaacaaaaACATTACCTTTAGAGAAACAGCTAGGGTATATTGAGATGTatcaacaaatatttgtattagaCATATTAATTAAATATACGTAACAAACTGAGAACCTGTTCTGATATGGTCAGTAATATACAGGAAGTCCCTGTAGAAAATAAACTTCAATTTAACTATAACCTTCTTTATTATGAGGGGTAGCAGAACAAACCCTAAAGAACATAAATGTATCTAACCAATGATATGCTCATATTCGACTATTTTCCATAAACAACATTCATTTGTCTTCATTAATCAGATTGAAGTGCTGTCAGTGAGAAAGGTGAAGGATAAGTGATTGAGTGCTAACATTTAGCAGGGTCATTAATTTAAAACTTAATTTGACTGTGTTTTATGATGATGTTCCCGCCCCCCCACCCTGACTCCTAGTCCCTGTCGGGGTGTTTGGGGCAGAGTGGGTGGTGCTGTTTTCTCTTCTCTCCACTCTGTGTCCTCGTGTCGCCTCCTGCTGGCTGCTGCTCATTATTGCAGCGGTGGACGAGCACGGGGTCCTTGTTCGGAGGCGTTTTCTTCAGCAACAGCCGCTGCAGCATCTGTTTGTCAGACCGCTCCCGTCGGAAGTCATCCTCATAGACCTTGAGCTGGATCAATGTCAGAACCACAGACAGTGAAGTCAGGAAAACATTCTGAGATGACAGTGAGAAACCCATCTTTTAGAGCATCAGCTAAAAGTGGATTCATCAGAATATACAGTGTATAACAGGTTATCTTAAACCATTAGGGGAGATGTGGAGCTGTGAAAATACGAGCTGTGAGTTAGTTATATATCGTATGGTTATTAGAGTATGTTAAAACTGTTGTTGCACGACTACCCTACACTTCATATGTAACCATACCTTTTCCCTTACATTTTTTCCTAATCCAACATTTGATGCGATAGACAAAAACACCAAATAATTGTGTTTGTTTTGGACCAAGATTATGCAACAGATAATTGTTTGTTCTTTAATAATTAAAGTGTGGATCCACATGTGGGAGTGTGCGTATGTGTATATAAGCAGACAATCAAACACTACCTGCTCCTGCAGCAGTGCCACCTGTTGGCGCGtctcctccctcttcctcctcagccTGCGGTTCTCTTGCAGCGTGTGTTTGTGGTCATTATGCTCTGTCTGATATTCTTCTTCATACATCTGGGTCTGTTGACACAGGACATCAATAGGGCAGTGAGCTAATATCAAAGCTTGTGATGTGCAGACGCTTCATAATACTCTGTGAG of Pseudochaenichthys georgianus chromosome 10, fPseGeo1.2, whole genome shotgun sequence contains these proteins:
- the LOC117454301 gene encoding probable alpha-ketoglutarate-dependent hypophosphite dioxygenase; protein product: MTSSTNKLQEVYNQLGFLSALPVLNQTQLREAKHAFSELEEEFGEEYTQYSLHNVHLQYPWVRDLTQHPQIIQVVKAILGPDVILLDSRFICKYPTLKPDAQENEGGRNDELPYVAWHQDMRYWGIAGGPVLSVWLALDDSLQENGALQLIPGSHCAGMLPHRQATRPGNMLSVNQEIPEELLQTDDAVFCTLLAGQMSIHDGFLVHASEANTSQRRRCGLVIRYVPTCAHPTQDPDRPRKFDATMLACGSDRFNNFSDKTT